The Elaeis guineensis isolate ETL-2024a chromosome 5, EG11, whole genome shotgun sequence DNA segment CACAACTAGTTTATCTTTGAGTTCGCATGTCAGCAGATGTGCCAACTTCAGGCAACAAAGCTTGGACTCTGCCATGCCCATAGACATGCACGGGTGGCTTTAATTGGCCTTAGAAAATTCTGCTGTGGCGACTCTGAATTTGACCTGAGGTCTTAAAAGTGAACGAGCAATGGAGGCTAGCCTCGAAGGGACATCAATCCTGGTTAGATGAAAGCAGGCAAGGGTTTGGAGTCTTGAATGTGTTGAGATGCTCTTGGTAACTTGAATGTAAGAGAAGATGTTACAAGATTGGTGTGATCCAAGTCAATATTTAAAGGTTATAATTTAGTTATACAACATCCAGTTAATATGATCTTTTCTTGGAAATAAGGTAATTTTTTGAGACCTATGACTTAGCGCTAATTCTTAGAGAAATTAAAATAGGCCGGCATTTTATCGTTTGGACCTGAAAATAAGGTGGTCAAAATGAAagtttcatttttgataaaaattttaattggacaTATCTCTTTATCTGAAGCAATGGAAGGCAAAATTTATATAGAATCAAGAACCACCTCCtatagattttttatattttttatggttATTTTTGCAAACCTAGTTTGATACGAACTACTAGAGGTCAAATTTGAATCATATAAAAGAGGATCCCACTACTATTTTAAGTACGAGCTATGTACTTCGATTTATGATGTATCAATTATAAACGAAAGAAAATAgaatatagttttatttttataattttttttttaaattttaaaagattcaaGTTAAGCAgatcgatgaattttttttttctctaattgatATCAAAGTTTCAGTCTTAAATAAAGATCCCAGTAGAATCTTTCCTTTTAAGTTCTAATAACCATCACAGTACATGTGCTTCCAAATCTAATATGGATAATTGTTGGCCTAACCTGCTTTCTCTACCAAAAATTGGGGATTTGGACTCTCCACTTAGCGAACCCATCCATCAGAAAGATGATTAGGATTGGCAAAATATGATCTGACCTGCCAATCCGATCCGTATTCGATCTaccataaatagatttggatttagactaaacggatttggatcataaatggatcaacccatttaacccgtttaataagtgggtcagatttggattttagatatctgatccgtttaaccagtttaatttatttaatattcagatcgggttgagtcagataacccatttaacctgttcatctatttaacctatttctgacccatttaacccgatCTGTTAACCTGTGTAACCCATTTAAGAttcgtttaatctatttaaaatcagtttaacctatttctgatccatttaatctgttcTGTTTCATCTGTTTAATTCGTTTCATCTAATTTGATCATTCAATAAACGGATTAAATGGATataattcagatttgaatttttaatctatttaataaatagatcagatttgaattgatgattttttgatccaatctatttatgatttgatttatttatgataCGAGCTGATCTGGTTGTCACCTCTAAAAATGATTCTGTGGGAGCGCAAGTAGGGCCAGTGACTTAGGTCCGCTTAAGCAGCGACCCCACGTCTCCTTGTCTGATGGCTTTAGGTCCAGTGGAACAGTGCAGTAGTCATACACCTGACACCATACTACTTTCTTGCatttaaataattcaaaattcCTTCATTGTAACTACCGTGTATGTAACCCTTGATTTGGATTGGTCCTCTCCACCGCGCCACCCGTCTTGCCCGGGGTTCCTCCTAAGACTGGCGCCCACTGTCATAGCGGCCGGTTAAAACTTTCCCCTAACGTTACCTTTCCGCGTGAAAAATTCACCCCCTAAATCTCAGTCCTCCGCTTCTTATCCTAATCCTATACAGGTTGGGAATAATAACGCAATCCCGCCCTCGCGGCCCCGCTGATACAGCTATAAAAGGTCGATTAGGTTCCCCTCGCCTccaaagaacagaagagaggaaagaaaagaagatgcaAGCCTAATGGATCCGAATACTGAGTTTGACGACGGGGTTGCACGAAAGAACTACGAGCTAAGCGGCAAGATTATGCTCATCACCCTCGTCGTGCTGTTAACCGCCACCCTCCTCGTCCTCTTCCTCCACCTCTACCTCCGGTGGCGTGTCCTCCGCCGCATCGCCTCCGCCCGCCGCCGCCTCGTCTTCGCCGGCGAGGCCCACGACGCCCTGCGCCCCGCCGATCGCGGGTTGGCTCCTGACATCCTGGAGTCCCTTCCCGTCCTCGTCTTCtctgccgccgccgccgccgccggaggcgaAGGAGATGGGGCGGAGGTGGTGGAGTGCGTGGTGTGCCTGAACGAGTTCGAGGAGGGGGAGAAGGTGCGCTCCCTCCCGCTGTGTGGTCACCGATTTCATACAGAGTGCATTGACATGTGGTTCCACTCCCACGCCACCTGCCCCCTCTGCCGCGCCGCCGTGAAGGCGGCGTCGCCGCGGGTCCATACCACCGTCCCGGTGCGAGTACTGCCGCCGAATCCTCGGGAGGCGGCGGCGGAGGAACGAGCTTGTTCGCCCTCCTGTCTGTGCTCCAGGTGCCGAGCGGAGGGGATCGGGTCTTCGTCGACTACGTTGGGCGGTCCGGAGCTGAGGATCGAGGTACCGGTGAGGTGGGGCGAGGGGTTCAGGGGATCGGAAGAAGAGATAGAGTCAGGATTAGGGTTGGGAATGCCGGGGGTGCAGGGTACGAAGTCGCCAGGAAGCCGCATGCAGCTGCTTACGAGGATTCTAAGCAGGGATCTGAGGCTCCATCGCGGCGGGAATTCGGGCGGGGAACCGGATCTGGAGCGCGAGGAAAGGGCGGAGCGGTCTCCTCCGCCGCCATTCCCACCACCACCTCCGCCGACGACGGCGGCACTCTAGTATGATAAGGGGTTGGAGGCGTCGCGGAATCGTAGCCGTTGGCGGGGCACGCGTGGCGGCTCGGGAATGACATAGCGACGTTAAGATTCTTTTGTCTATTGCCTTCATGggcttttttttttcacaaacgACCTAGTTCAAAAATAGAGGGAGTGGGTCTGGAAATGATTCGTAAAGTTTTGAGaggttttttgtttttgtttttgattttttttttgtaattatgaTATATTCATTGCTAGTTTTATAGCAGCAAATGTTTATTATCACCAGTTATTTTCGATTTTTCCAATCGCCTCATGACGCGCCAGAAATCTTATTATTTATGACATTGTTTTTGGAACTAATATAGTGATTTGAATAAAAAAACCAACGAACAGTAAAATGCAGTGGCTTCAAGTAATAACTTATACAGTgggaaatacacacacacacgccaCACACACACACCCCATTGTCCATATACAGATAATATAAATTATGGCATATATGTAGGTTTAAGTTGATCATTAATATCATTTAAGTATTATTTGAAGGCCCGATATGGATATGCTACCTTCCAGAAATCTTGCAGGCCAGAATCCAAAACgggtaaatgataattttatatttgcaaAGTGTTGCATGAATATCAAAATATGCCATGTATTTTGCTTGCCTGAAAACAGTAGAATTTCAAGCTTTTGTTAACATGGAATAGAGTCAACATTGCTGGTCACACCTATAACGTAAACCATGGAATAGCGTCAACATTGCCGATTACACCTGTATTTTGTTGGTTGGGCCCGTTTTGGATTGTATGAATGCTTGAACTTGGGATTCCCCTATCCTCTTCTCATTTTCTAAGGAGCAACTAAAAAGAAAGTGATGCGACCTAATTCAAATTAGGGGTGGTAATTTTTGATACGATACGCGAACATGATACGAAATCGAtacaaaaaatatggatttggatttgacttataTAGGTTCAGATCGAAAATAGATTGATACAATTACAACCCATAATATTCGTACCGGTTCGCAGGCTATGCTTATACATATACGGATTTAAAATAGATCGACATGATTATAATCCACAAAATTCGTATGGATTCGCAGATCAATCCACGAGCTCGAATCTAACCCAtctaacccatttaatattttcgtaaaatttttaaaagataagattatttttaaaaaattttaagataatcCTAACTCATAAAACAAAAACATAgcaaatatattttcaaattcaTTCCTTCtcagccatctctctctctctctctctcaaactcAAACAGAAACATAGCTTCCTGCATAACCATAAGTTACAGTAAAAAccatttaatattatttaaaaattatttataaatttttcatgGTTACATTAGTATGGATGGATTTTTCATGTTATTTTGTTGccaattatatatttatattattatattatttgcaTTGTTATTACATTTATTGAAACAAATTTTTTTGTAATTTCACAATCGTATCATAAATGGATCATGTTTGTGTCAACCCGACGCGATCCATTTAATAATGGTGTCTATGTGGGTGATCCATTTATTAATCATGTCGTGTGCGGATTGTAAATCTTGACCCGTTTAATAAATA contains these protein-coding regions:
- the LOC105036302 gene encoding RING-H2 finger protein ATL64-like; protein product: MDPNTEFDDGVARKNYELSGKIMLITLVVLLTATLLVLFLHLYLRWRVLRRIASARRRLVFAGEAHDALRPADRGLAPDILESLPVLVFSAAAAAAGGEGDGAEVVECVVCLNEFEEGEKVRSLPLCGHRFHTECIDMWFHSHATCPLCRAAVKAASPRVHTTVPVRVLPPNPREAAAEERACSPSCLCSRCRAEGIGSSSTTLGGPELRIEVPVRWGEGFRGSEEEIESGLGLGMPGVQGTKSPGSRMQLLTRILSRDLRLHRGGNSGGEPDLEREERAERSPPPPFPPPPPPTTAAL